In a genomic window of Amblyomma americanum isolate KBUSLIRL-KWMA chromosome 4, ASM5285725v1, whole genome shotgun sequence:
- the LOC144128382 gene encoding sialin-like isoform X2, with product MQGYVLNAFFYGYIITQIPAGWLAEVINPAWIFAAGIGVTSLLTLTTAVVARANFIAFLVLRVFEGISEGVTFPATYAIVARWAPVQERSFLLAISTLGSVMGTVVTLPVSALLCQYGFAGGWPSVFYITGLLGCAWFVIWILVASDMPEKHHFISQEEKKYIAESRDAKFAARKSVPWASILTSRAVWIIAFIKFCGAWSFYTLLTELPSYLADVLHFDIQKSGFLNASVYLSQLIVGLGSSYLSDFLRAKNILGITNVRKLFELIGLLGQTAGLIGATFAGCDWKLAYAMLMVASASGGALYGSESVLPVDIAAEYAGAVMGLTNCISNSAGIFTPLVVGYLTESSESIEQWNKVFFTSAGVVIAGALAFLLFGTAEVQPWARPPCGSINDSCSLLVPADETADDSKSTSATAVIT from the exons ATGCAGGGTTACGTGCTAAATGCTTTCTTCTACGGGTACATCATAACACAAATCCCAGCTGGATGGCTCGCAGAGGTCATCAATCCTGCGTGGATCTTTGCAGCTGGCATCGGTGTCACCTCGCTTCTCACTCTCACCACTGCAGTGGTGGCTAGAGCAAACTTCATCGCATTCCTGGTGCTGCGGGTTTTCGAAGGCATCTCTGAG GGTGTGACATTTCCAGCAACGTATGCCATTGTGGCCCGGTGGGCGCCAGTGCAAGAACGCAGCTTCCTTCTCGCCATTAGCACCTTGGGCAGCGTCATGGGTACCGTCGTAACACTACCTGTTTCGGCACTCTTATGCCAGTATGGTTTTGCTGGTGGTTGGCCCTCGGTGTTCTACATCACAG GTCTCCTTGGCTGTGCATGGTTTGTCATCTGGATACTTGTGGCGTCTGACATGCCAGAAAAGCACCACTTCATATCACAGGAGGAGAAGAAGTACATTGCTGAATCACGTGATGCCAAGTTTGCAGCGCGCAAA TCAGTGCCATGGGCGAGCATATTGACATCACGAGCTGTCTGGATCATTGCCTTTATCAAGTTTTGTGGAGCATGGAGCTTCTATACCCTACTCACAGAACTGCCAAGCTATCTAGCTGACGTGCTGCATTTTGACATTCAGAAG AGTGGTTTTCTCAACGCAAGTGTATACCTGAGCCAATTGATTGTGGGCCTTGGCAGCAGCTACTTGTCTGATTTTCTGCGGGCAAAAAACATTCTGGGCATAACGAATGTGAGAAAGCTCTTCGAACTGATTG GACTTCTTGGGCAAACTGCTGGCTTGATTGGTGCCACGTTTGCTGGCTGTGACTGGAAGCTGGCTTATGCCATGCTCATGGTTGCCTCCGCATCTGGAGGAGCACTGTATGGTAGCGAAAGTGTGCTGCCAGTAGACATCGCTGCTGAATATGCTG GTGCTGTCATGGGTCTGACCAACTGCATTTCAAATAGTGCTGGAATTTTTACACCCTTAGTTGTTGGCTACCTCACAGAGAGCAGT gaaagcatcgaacaGTGGAACAAAGTGTTCTTCACGTCTGCCGGTGTGGTCATCGCGGGCGCACTGGCATTCCTCCTATTTGGCACAGCTGAAGTGCAGCCCTGGGCACGTCCACCATGTGGGTCCATCAACGATTCATGCTCACTTCTGGTGCCTGCTGATGAGACAGCAGACGACAGCAAGTCTACTTCAGCAACTGCTGTGATAACGTGA
- the LOC144128382 gene encoding sialin-like isoform X1 translates to METTRGNSAPATEHRKTCRLQVRYLMSFMMSLGLFLVYSMRVNLSVTIIAMVNTTAVNGNSSTVNRSSSCPASYSNTSAASGGDESDDGEFFWDPVMQGYVLNAFFYGYIITQIPAGWLAEVINPAWIFAAGIGVTSLLTLTTAVVARANFIAFLVLRVFEGISEGVTFPATYAIVARWAPVQERSFLLAISTLGSVMGTVVTLPVSALLCQYGFAGGWPSVFYITGLLGCAWFVIWILVASDMPEKHHFISQEEKKYIAESRDAKFAARKSVPWASILTSRAVWIIAFIKFCGAWSFYTLLTELPSYLADVLHFDIQKSGFLNASVYLSQLIVGLGSSYLSDFLRAKNILGITNVRKLFELIGLLGQTAGLIGATFAGCDWKLAYAMLMVASASGGALYGSESVLPVDIAAEYAGAVMGLTNCISNSAGIFTPLVVGYLTESSESIEQWNKVFFTSAGVVIAGALAFLLFGTAEVQPWARPPCGSINDSCSLLVPADETADDSKSTSATAVIT, encoded by the exons ATGGAAACGACAAGAGGAAATTCGGCTCCAGCGACCGAACATCGCAAAA CATGTCGGCTTCAAGTCCGCTACCTTATGAGCTTCATGATGTCCCTGGGCCTCTTTCTGGTGTACTCAATGAGAGTGAATCTGAGTGTAACCATCATTGCAATGGTGAACACAACAGCTGTCAATGGCAACTCAAGTACAGTAAATCGAAGCTCCAGCTGCCCTGCTTCCTACTCAAACACCTCAGCAGCAAGCGGAGGGGATGAGTCAGAT GACGGAGAGTTCTTCTGGGACCCAGTGATGCAGGGTTACGTGCTAAATGCTTTCTTCTACGGGTACATCATAACACAAATCCCAGCTGGATGGCTCGCAGAGGTCATCAATCCTGCGTGGATCTTTGCAGCTGGCATCGGTGTCACCTCGCTTCTCACTCTCACCACTGCAGTGGTGGCTAGAGCAAACTTCATCGCATTCCTGGTGCTGCGGGTTTTCGAAGGCATCTCTGAG GGTGTGACATTTCCAGCAACGTATGCCATTGTGGCCCGGTGGGCGCCAGTGCAAGAACGCAGCTTCCTTCTCGCCATTAGCACCTTGGGCAGCGTCATGGGTACCGTCGTAACACTACCTGTTTCGGCACTCTTATGCCAGTATGGTTTTGCTGGTGGTTGGCCCTCGGTGTTCTACATCACAG GTCTCCTTGGCTGTGCATGGTTTGTCATCTGGATACTTGTGGCGTCTGACATGCCAGAAAAGCACCACTTCATATCACAGGAGGAGAAGAAGTACATTGCTGAATCACGTGATGCCAAGTTTGCAGCGCGCAAA TCAGTGCCATGGGCGAGCATATTGACATCACGAGCTGTCTGGATCATTGCCTTTATCAAGTTTTGTGGAGCATGGAGCTTCTATACCCTACTCACAGAACTGCCAAGCTATCTAGCTGACGTGCTGCATTTTGACATTCAGAAG AGTGGTTTTCTCAACGCAAGTGTATACCTGAGCCAATTGATTGTGGGCCTTGGCAGCAGCTACTTGTCTGATTTTCTGCGGGCAAAAAACATTCTGGGCATAACGAATGTGAGAAAGCTCTTCGAACTGATTG GACTTCTTGGGCAAACTGCTGGCTTGATTGGTGCCACGTTTGCTGGCTGTGACTGGAAGCTGGCTTATGCCATGCTCATGGTTGCCTCCGCATCTGGAGGAGCACTGTATGGTAGCGAAAGTGTGCTGCCAGTAGACATCGCTGCTGAATATGCTG GTGCTGTCATGGGTCTGACCAACTGCATTTCAAATAGTGCTGGAATTTTTACACCCTTAGTTGTTGGCTACCTCACAGAGAGCAGT gaaagcatcgaacaGTGGAACAAAGTGTTCTTCACGTCTGCCGGTGTGGTCATCGCGGGCGCACTGGCATTCCTCCTATTTGGCACAGCTGAAGTGCAGCCCTGGGCACGTCCACCATGTGGGTCCATCAACGATTCATGCTCACTTCTGGTGCCTGCTGATGAGACAGCAGACGACAGCAAGTCTACTTCAGCAACTGCTGTGATAACGTGA